The genomic window GGCAACGAGTATCGTTGACAGAATCGCAAGACACGGTCCGAGTAATCCTGAGGAAAGAGAAATTGTCGACAGACTTGAAGAGGAAATTGGCCAGAAGCTTTCTTTCGGAACAGAATCAACCGGTGAATTTGTTTTCAATATAATTGACAAAGAAAACAATAAGACCACCGGAAAACTGTCCATAGAAGATACAGGATTTGTTCTGAAAAAACTGGAAGAGCTTGCCAAGAAGTCTGTTGACAAGAATATGGAATCGCCTTCGTAAGGAGAGTCCCATGGCTATTAACAACATAGGCGAAAAAATATTTCTAAAGGATCTGTCAGGATCAAAATATTCAGATGGTGTCAGAAAAAAGACCTCTGATACTCCTAAAGAATCTTCAAAAACTGACACGGTAAGCCTGTCAAGCGACTCAAGAGACATGCTTGTCGCAAGGGAAGCCGTGAGTGCGGCTGATATGACTCCTGTAGCCGATCCTGCGCGCGAAGAAAAAGTATCCAAGCTGCGGACCATGTATCTTAGCGACCAGTATAAGGTTGAGCCTGATAAAATTGCCGAAAAGCTCATAGGTACCCACCTGAGTGAGATTGTTTAAAGATCGTTCTTGCTAAGGAAAAAAATTCCTTATAAAAGCGGCAAAGGGAAAAAAGTTAAGGAAGAAAATGCCCTAAAGCAAAATTTTAATAGCCAATAAACCGGAATCTCCAATTTTTCAATCTGGCCCGTTTCTTGCTTTAATTATTTGCAAATAACAGAAACGGAGGGGTGCCATGACAAAGATAAATAATATACCTGAACAATTAGCAGCCATCAGACAAAAAGCTGCCGTTAGCAATACACAGAACAGCAGCGATGCTTTCAGTAAGGCACTTAGAGATGTAATGTCCGGTACCAAAGTGCCAGAAACATCATCGGAAATTACTCCTGAAGCTACAGGGCCAGTTTTAAAATCGACTGGTATAAATCCTTCTTTCATGAGGCTCAATGATTCAACCACGATATCCGAGGTGATGAGCCAGACAGACCAGCTACTGACAAGACTCGACGATTATGCCAAACTGCTGGAGGATCCTTCAAGCACCCTGAAGGATATGGAGCCGGTTATCGACTCAATCAAAAAGGATGCCGATGCCCTGAATGCTGACGCTGAAAAAAAGCTTCCCGAAGGTTCAGGGATTAAGAAAGTCGTGAGGGAGTTTGCCATAGCGGCAAATGCGGAATACTTCAGATTTAAACGCGGAGATTATGCATAGCTGGGTTCCATATAAATTCAACAGATCCCAGCCATAAGCCCTTTTAAGATCTTTTATTCAAATTCGTCAGGCCGGAGCCCTAATACTGTAAGCTTAAAAAAACAGGGCTCCTGACACAAAGAGCTACCTTTCCCCCCCCAAAAAAAACACTACCAGTTCCTGCGTACTCTTACACCCTTCTCATCCAGATAATTTTTTATCTGCGGGACAGTATAATCGCCGTAATGAACCATAGAAGCTATAAGAGCAGCATCAGCAGAGCCTTCAGTAAGAACTTCCGCAAGATGCTGGGGAATCCCGGCGCCTCCTGAAGCAATTACAGGAATGCGTACACTTCTTGAAATAAGGGAAGTAATCTCAAGATCATACCCGGTTTTCATGCCATCTGCATCTATGGAGTTGAGACAGATCTCCCCTGCCCCGAGAAATTCTCCCCGCAGAGCCCATTCCAGGGCATCCATGCCCATATGCTTTCTGCCACCGTTTATTACAACCTCATATCCTGAAGGAAATTTCTCGCTCTTGCTAACATTTTTCACATCCATACCAAGAACTATGCACTGGTTACCGAAAGCATCAGCTCCTTCAGAAATGATATCAGGATTAAGAACTGCCGCAGAATTAACACTAACTTTTTCAGCTCCGGCAAGAAGTACGTCGCGCATGTCCGAAACTGTACGTATTCCTCCGCCTACTGAAAAAGGAATAAATATTGTCTCAGCGACACGTCTTACCACATCTATCATTATGCCGCGTTTTTCATGGGAAGCGGTTATATCATAAAACACAATCTCGTCGGCGCCTTCTTCATAATACATACGCGCCATGTCGACGGGATCGCCTATGTCCACGTTGTTCATGAACTTGATGCCCTTGGTTGTCCTGCCTTCCCTCACATCAAGACACGGTATGATTCTTTTGCTTAGCATGGTTTCCACCCGCAGAAATTCTTAAGTATTCTAAGCCCAGGCCGTCCGCTCTTTTCAGGATGAAACTGGGTCGCCACAAGATTTTCAAAACCCATCACAGACGAAAAAACTATTCCATATTCTGTCTCGGCAAGAACATGGGAAGGGTCCGCAGCCTGGGGATAATATCCGTGAACAAAATAAAACTCGTCATCAGCATTAAGACCTTCAAGGACAGGATGGGCTTTCTTTATTTTTATTTTGTTCCAGCCCATCTGAGGAACTTTAAGAACGCCCCCGTTCTCAGAAGGCATGTCGCCAGGAAATCTTGTCACCCTTCCCTTTATAAGACCAAGACAAGGGGTATCATTTTCCTCGCTGTATTCGGTGATTATCTGGGTACCAAGGCATATTCCCATCAAAGGCCTTCCTGTTGACAGAAAATCCCGAATGGCCGAATCAAGACCTAATTTAATCAGGCTTTCCATGGCAGAACCTGCGGCTCCGACTCCAGGGAATATGACCCTTTCGGCGTCCATTATTTTAGATGGTTCCCGCGTTATTTCAAAAGACTCGCCAATATTTGATATCGCCCTTGCAACACTTGTCAGGTTACCAGCTTCATAATCTATTATTGTTATCATTAAAAAAATCCCTATTTCTCATGGATCTTGACAGAATCCCAAAGGCTTTCAACTTCATCCCTTGGGATATCTTCTAAGGTCAGGCCTTTTTCATGGACAATATCTTCCATTTTTCTGAATCTTGATTCGAATTTAGCAGTCGAAGAAACAAGAGCTATTTCAGGATCAAATTCCGCCCATCTTGCAACATTTACAAGAGTGAAAAGAATGTCCCCGAACTCCATTTTTGCGGATTCCTTATCGCCTTCTTTAAGGGCCTGACCAAATTCAGACCATTCCTCTGCCGTTTTATTCATGACAGATGGGAGATCAGGCCAGTCAAAATTGCATTTTGCCGCCTTTTCTGAA from Desulforegula conservatrix Mb1Pa includes these protein-coding regions:
- a CDS encoding DVU0524 family FlgM-associated protein, with protein sequence MDIPSYQIHNVMKVYSRQISQGKFIGRGIDAYRPSSMDKITLSSEGRRQEIIDRVATSIVDRIARHGPSNPEEREIVDRLEEEIGQKLSFGTESTGEFVFNIIDKENNKTTGKLSIEDTGFVLKKLEELAKKSVDKNMESPS
- the hisF gene encoding imidazole glycerol phosphate synthase subunit HisF; translation: MLSKRIIPCLDVREGRTTKGIKFMNNVDIGDPVDMARMYYEEGADEIVFYDITASHEKRGIMIDVVRRVAETIFIPFSVGGGIRTVSDMRDVLLAGAEKVSVNSAAVLNPDIISEGADAFGNQCIVLGMDVKNVSKSEKFPSGYEVVINGGRKHMGMDALEWALRGEFLGAGEICLNSIDADGMKTGYDLEITSLISRSVRIPVIASGGAGIPQHLAEVLTEGSADAALIASMVHYGDYTVPQIKNYLDEKGVRVRRNW
- a CDS encoding flagellar biosynthesis anti-sigma factor FlgM, which gives rise to MAINNIGEKIFLKDLSGSKYSDGVRKKTSDTPKESSKTDTVSLSSDSRDMLVAREAVSAADMTPVADPAREEKVSKLRTMYLSDQYKVEPDKIAEKLIGTHLSEIV
- the hisH gene encoding imidazole glycerol phosphate synthase subunit HisH yields the protein MITIIDYEAGNLTSVARAISNIGESFEITREPSKIMDAERVIFPGVGAAGSAMESLIKLGLDSAIRDFLSTGRPLMGICLGTQIITEYSEENDTPCLGLIKGRVTRFPGDMPSENGGVLKVPQMGWNKIKIKKAHPVLEGLNADDEFYFVHGYYPQAADPSHVLAETEYGIVFSSVMGFENLVATQFHPEKSGRPGLRILKNFCGWKPC